In Nymphaea colorata isolate Beijing-Zhang1983 chromosome 5, ASM883128v2, whole genome shotgun sequence, one genomic interval encodes:
- the LOC116255265 gene encoding glycine-rich cell wall structural protein-like isoform X10 — MGRVSKGFGLLGLVFLAVIAEGRFLEKDNFLGGGGLGGGGGFGGGAGGGLGGGLGGGAGGGLGGGAGGGLGGGAGGGLGGGAGGGLGGGAGGGLGGGAGGGLGGGAGGGLGGGAGGGLGGGAGGGLGGGAGGGLGGGAGGGLGGGLGGGAGGGLGGGAGGGLGGGAGGGAGGGFGGGAGGGLGGGFGAGKGVGFGGGAGGGGGAGGGGGFGGGAGGGFGGGAGGGFGGGAGGGFGGGAGGGGGFGGGAGGGF; from the exons ATGGGGAGAGTTTCCAAGGGTTTTGGGCTTCTGGGTCTTGTGTTTTTGGCAGTCATTGCCGAGGGGAGGTTCCTTGAGAAGGATAACTTCCTCGGAGGTGGCGgtcttggtggtggtggtgggttTGGCGGAGGAGCTGGTGGCGGCTTGGGAGGTGGTTTAG GTGGCGGTGCTGGTGGTGGTCTAGGAG GTGGCGCTGGTGGTGGTTTAGGTGGGGGTGCAGGTGGCGGTCTaggtggtggtgctggtggtggtCTTGGAGGAGGAGCTGGTGGTGGGCTTGGAGGAGGAGCTGGTGGTGGTCTTGGCGGTGGTGCCGGTGGTGGCCTTGGTGGCGGTGCTGGTGGCGGTCTAGGAGGAGGCGCTGGTGGTGGCCTTGGAGGAGGAGCTGGTGGTGGTCTTGGCGGTGGTGCTGGAGGTGGCCTTGGTGGCGGTCTAGGAGGAGGCGCTGGTGGTGGTTTAGGTGGCGGTGCTGGTGGTGGGCTCGGTGGAGGAGCTGGTGGTGGAGCCGGTGGTGGATTCGGAGGTGGTGCAGGTGGAGGTTTAGGAGGAGGGTTTGGAGCTGGAAAAGGAGTTGGATTTGGTGGAGGAGCTGGAGGTGGaggtggtgctggtggtggtggaggattTGGAGGAGGAGCTGGTGGAGGTTTTGGAGGTGGTGCCGGTGGTGGATTCGGTGGTGGCGCCGGTGGTGGCTTTGGAGGTGGAGCTGGCGGTGGTGGAGGCTTTGGAGGAGGAGCTGGAGGTGGCTTTTGA
- the LOC116255265 gene encoding glycine-rich cell wall structural protein-like isoform X6: protein MGRVSKGFGLLGLVFLAVIAEGRFLEKDNFLGGGGLGGGGGFGGGAGGGLGGGLGGGAGGGLGGGAGGGLGGGAGGGLGGGLGGGAGGGLGGGAGGGLGGGAGGGLGGGAGGGLGGGAGGGLGGGAGGGLGGGAGGGLGGGAGGGLGGGAGGGLGGGAGGGLGGGAGGGLGGGLGGGAGGGLGGGAGGGLGGGAGGGAGGGFGGGAGGGLGGGFGAGKGVGFGGGAGGGGGAGGGGGFGGGAGGGFGGGAGGGFGGGAGGGFGGGAGGGGGFGGGAGGGF from the exons ATGGGGAGAGTTTCCAAGGGTTTTGGGCTTCTGGGTCTTGTGTTTTTGGCAGTCATTGCCGAGGGGAGGTTCCTTGAGAAGGATAACTTCCTCGGAGGTGGCGgtcttggtggtggtggtgggttTGGCGGAGGAGCTGGTGGCGGCTTGGGAGGTGGTTTAGGTGGTGGAGCTGGTGGTGGTTTAGGTGGTGGTGCAGGTGGTGGTCTAGGAG GTGGCGCTGGTGGTGGTTTAGGTGGCGGTTTAGGAGGTGGCGCTGGTGGCGGTCTTGGAGGTGGCGCTGGTGGTGGTTTAGGTGGGGGTGCAGGTGGCGGTCTaggtggtggtgctggtggtggtCTTGGAGGAGGAGCTGGTGGTGGGCTTGGAGGAGGAGCTGGTGGTGGTCTTGGCGGTGGTGCCGGTGGTGGCCTTGGTGGCGGTGCTGGTGGCGGTCTAGGAGGAGGCGCTGGTGGTGGCCTTGGAGGAGGAGCTGGTGGTGGTCTTGGCGGTGGTGCTGGAGGTGGCCTTGGTGGCGGTCTAGGAGGAGGCGCTGGTGGTGGTTTAGGTGGCGGTGCTGGTGGTGGGCTCGGTGGAGGAGCTGGTGGTGGAGCCGGTGGTGGATTCGGAGGTGGTGCAGGTGGAGGTTTAGGAGGAGGGTTTGGAGCTGGAAAAGGAGTTGGATTTGGTGGAGGAGCTGGAGGTGGaggtggtgctggtggtggtggaggattTGGAGGAGGAGCTGGTGGAGGTTTTGGAGGTGGTGCCGGTGGTGGATTCGGTGGTGGCGCCGGTGGTGGCTTTGGAGGTGGAGCTGGCGGTGGTGGAGGCTTTGGAGGAGGAGCTGGAGGTGGCTTTTGA
- the LOC116255265 gene encoding glycine-rich cell wall structural protein-like isoform X7, whose translation MGRVSKGFGLLGLVFLAVIAEGRFLEKDNFLGGGGLGGGGGFGGGAGGGLGGGLGGGAGGGLGGGAGGGLGGGLGGGAGGGLGGGAGGGLGGGAGGGLGGGAGGGLGGGAGGGLGGGAGGGLGGGAGGGLGGGAGGGLGGGAGGGLGGGAGGGLGGGAGGGLGGGLGGGAGGGLGGGAGGGLGGGAGGGAGGGFGGGAGGGLGGGFGAGKGVGFGGGAGGGGGAGGGGGFGGGAGGGFGGGAGGGFGGGAGGGFGGGAGGGGGFGGGAGGGF comes from the exons ATGGGGAGAGTTTCCAAGGGTTTTGGGCTTCTGGGTCTTGTGTTTTTGGCAGTCATTGCCGAGGGGAGGTTCCTTGAGAAGGATAACTTCCTCGGAGGTGGCGgtcttggtggtggtggtgggttTGGCGGAGGAGCTGGTGGCGGCTTGGGAGGTGGTTTAG GAGGTGGCGCTGGTGGCGGTCTTGGAGGTGGCGCTGGTGGTGGTTTAGGTGGCGGTTTAGGAGGTGGCGCTGGTGGCGGTCTTGGAGGTGGCGCTGGTGGTGGTTTAGGTGGGGGTGCAGGTGGCGGTCTaggtggtggtgctggtggtggtCTTGGAGGAGGAGCTGGTGGTGGGCTTGGAGGAGGAGCTGGTGGTGGTCTTGGCGGTGGTGCCGGTGGTGGCCTTGGTGGCGGTGCTGGTGGCGGTCTAGGAGGAGGCGCTGGTGGTGGCCTTGGAGGAGGAGCTGGTGGTGGTCTTGGCGGTGGTGCTGGAGGTGGCCTTGGTGGCGGTCTAGGAGGAGGCGCTGGTGGTGGTTTAGGTGGCGGTGCTGGTGGTGGGCTCGGTGGAGGAGCTGGTGGTGGAGCCGGTGGTGGATTCGGAGGTGGTGCAGGTGGAGGTTTAGGAGGAGGGTTTGGAGCTGGAAAAGGAGTTGGATTTGGTGGAGGAGCTGGAGGTGGaggtggtgctggtggtggtggaggattTGGAGGAGGAGCTGGTGGAGGTTTTGGAGGTGGTGCCGGTGGTGGATTCGGTGGTGGCGCCGGTGGTGGCTTTGGAGGTGGAGCTGGCGGTGGTGGAGGCTTTGGAGGAGGAGCTGGAGGTGGCTTTTGA
- the LOC116255265 gene encoding glycine-rich cell wall structural protein-like isoform X9 — protein MGRVSKGFGLLGLVFLAVIAEGRFLEKDNFLGGGGLGGGGGFGGGAGGGLGGGLGGGAGGGLGGGAGGGLGGGAGGGLGGGAGGGLGGGAGGGLGGGAGGGLGGGAGGGLGGGAGGGLGGGAGGGLGGGAGGGLGGGAGGGLGGGLGGGAGGGLGGGAGGGLGGGAGGGAGGGFGGGAGGGLGGGFGAGKGVGFGGGAGGGGGAGGGGGFGGGAGGGFGGGAGGGFGGGAGGGFGGGAGGGGGFGGGAGGGF, from the exons ATGGGGAGAGTTTCCAAGGGTTTTGGGCTTCTGGGTCTTGTGTTTTTGGCAGTCATTGCCGAGGGGAGGTTCCTTGAGAAGGATAACTTCCTCGGAGGTGGCGgtcttggtggtggtggtgggttTGGCGGAGGAGCTGGTGGCGGCTTGGGAGGTGGTTTAG GAGGTGGCGCTGGTGGCGGTCTTGGAGGTGGCGCTGGTGGTGGTTTAGGTGGGGGTGCAGGTGGCGGTCTaggtggtggtgctggtggtggtCTTGGAGGAGGAGCTGGTGGTGGGCTTGGAGGAGGAGCTGGTGGTGGTCTTGGCGGTGGTGCCGGTGGTGGCCTTGGTGGCGGTGCTGGTGGCGGTCTAGGAGGAGGCGCTGGTGGTGGCCTTGGAGGAGGAGCTGGTGGTGGTCTTGGCGGTGGTGCTGGAGGTGGCCTTGGTGGCGGTCTAGGAGGAGGCGCTGGTGGTGGTTTAGGTGGCGGTGCTGGTGGTGGGCTCGGTGGAGGAGCTGGTGGTGGAGCCGGTGGTGGATTCGGAGGTGGTGCAGGTGGAGGTTTAGGAGGAGGGTTTGGAGCTGGAAAAGGAGTTGGATTTGGTGGAGGAGCTGGAGGTGGaggtggtgctggtggtggtggaggattTGGAGGAGGAGCTGGTGGAGGTTTTGGAGGTGGTGCCGGTGGTGGATTCGGTGGTGGCGCCGGTGGTGGCTTTGGAGGTGGAGCTGGCGGTGGTGGAGGCTTTGGAGGAGGAGCTGGAGGTGGCTTTTGA
- the LOC116255265 gene encoding glycine-rich cell wall structural protein-like isoform X8, whose protein sequence is MGRVSKGFGLLGLVFLAVIAEGRFLEKDNFLGGGGLGGGGGFGGGAGGGLGGGLGGGAGGGLGGGAGGGLGGGAGGGLGGGAGGGLGGGAGGGLGGGAGGGLGGGAGGGLGGGAGGGLGGGAGGGLGGGAGGGLGGGAGGGLGGGAGGGLGGGLGGGAGGGLGGGAGGGLGGGAGGGAGGGFGGGAGGGLGGGFGAGKGVGFGGGAGGGGGAGGGGGFGGGAGGGFGGGAGGGFGGGAGGGFGGGAGGGGGFGGGAGGGF, encoded by the exons ATGGGGAGAGTTTCCAAGGGTTTTGGGCTTCTGGGTCTTGTGTTTTTGGCAGTCATTGCCGAGGGGAGGTTCCTTGAGAAGGATAACTTCCTCGGAGGTGGCGgtcttggtggtggtggtgggttTGGCGGAGGAGCTGGTGGCGGCTTGGGAGGTGGTTTAGGTGGTGGAGCTGGTGGTGGTTTAGGTGGTGGTGCAGGTGGTGGTCTAGGAG GTGGCGCTGGTGGTGGTTTAGGTGGGGGTGCAGGTGGCGGTCTaggtggtggtgctggtggtggtCTTGGAGGAGGAGCTGGTGGTGGGCTTGGAGGAGGAGCTGGTGGTGGTCTTGGCGGTGGTGCCGGTGGTGGCCTTGGTGGCGGTGCTGGTGGCGGTCTAGGAGGAGGCGCTGGTGGTGGCCTTGGAGGAGGAGCTGGTGGTGGTCTTGGCGGTGGTGCTGGAGGTGGCCTTGGTGGCGGTCTAGGAGGAGGCGCTGGTGGTGGTTTAGGTGGCGGTGCTGGTGGTGGGCTCGGTGGAGGAGCTGGTGGTGGAGCCGGTGGTGGATTCGGAGGTGGTGCAGGTGGAGGTTTAGGAGGAGGGTTTGGAGCTGGAAAAGGAGTTGGATTTGGTGGAGGAGCTGGAGGTGGaggtggtgctggtggtggtggaggattTGGAGGAGGAGCTGGTGGAGGTTTTGGAGGTGGTGCCGGTGGTGGATTCGGTGGTGGCGCCGGTGGTGGCTTTGGAGGTGGAGCTGGCGGTGGTGGAGGCTTTGGAGGAGGAGCTGGAGGTGGCTTTTGA
- the LOC116255265 gene encoding glycine-rich cell wall structural protein-like isoform X2 — protein sequence MGRVSKGFGLLGLVFLAVIAEGRFLEKDNFLGGGGLGGGGGFGGGAGGGLGGGLGGGAGGGLGGGAGGGLGGGAGGGLGGGAGGGLGGGAGGGLGGGAGGGLGGGAGGGLGGGAGGGLGGGAGGGLGGGAGGGLGGGAGGGLGGGAGGGLGGGAGGGLGGGAGGGLGGGAGGGLGGGLGGGAGGGLGGGAGGGLGGGAGGGAGGGFGGGAGGGLGGGFGAGKGVGFGGGAGGGGGAGGGGGFGGGAGGGFGGGAGGGFGGGAGGGFGGGAGGGGGFGGGAGGGF from the exons ATGGGGAGAGTTTCCAAGGGTTTTGGGCTTCTGGGTCTTGTGTTTTTGGCAGTCATTGCCGAGGGGAGGTTCCTTGAGAAGGATAACTTCCTCGGAGGTGGCGgtcttggtggtggtggtgggttTGGCGGAGGAGCTGGTGGCGGCTTGGGAGGTGGTTTAGGTGGTGGAGCTGGTGGTGGTTTAGGTGGTGGTGCAGGTGGTGGTCTAGGAGGTGGAGCTGGTGGTGGTTTAGGTGGCGGTGCCGGTGGTGGTTTAGGTGGCGGTGCTGGTGGTGGTCTAGGAGGTGGCGCTGGTGGCGGTCTTGGAGGTGGCGCTGGTGGTGGTTTAG gtggtggtgctggtggtggtCTTGGAGGAGGAGCTGGTGGTGGGCTTGGAGGAGGAGCTGGTGGTGGTCTTGGCGGTGGTGCCGGTGGTGGCCTTGGTGGCGGTGCTGGTGGCGGTCTAGGAGGAGGCGCTGGTGGTGGCCTTGGAGGAGGAGCTGGTGGTGGTCTTGGCGGTGGTGCTGGAGGTGGCCTTGGTGGCGGTCTAGGAGGAGGCGCTGGTGGTGGTTTAGGTGGCGGTGCTGGTGGTGGGCTCGGTGGAGGAGCTGGTGGTGGAGCCGGTGGTGGATTCGGAGGTGGTGCAGGTGGAGGTTTAGGAGGAGGGTTTGGAGCTGGAAAAGGAGTTGGATTTGGTGGAGGAGCTGGAGGTGGaggtggtgctggtggtggtggaggattTGGAGGAGGAGCTGGTGGAGGTTTTGGAGGTGGTGCCGGTGGTGGATTCGGTGGTGGCGCCGGTGGTGGCTTTGGAGGTGGAGCTGGCGGTGGTGGAGGCTTTGGAGGAGGAGCTGGAGGTGGCTTTTGA
- the LOC116255265 gene encoding glycine-rich cell wall structural protein-like isoform X1, with protein sequence MGRVSKGFGLLGLVFLAVIAEGRFLEKDNFLGGGGLGGGGGFGGGAGGGLGGGLGGGAGGGLGGGAGGGLGGGAGGGLGGGAGGGLGGGAGGGLGGGAGGGLGGGAGGGLGGGAGGGLGGGAGGGLGGGAGGGLGGGAGGGLGGGAGGGLGGGAGGGLGGGAGGGLGGGAGGGLGGGAGGGLGGGLGGGAGGGLGGGAGGGLGGGAGGGAGGGFGGGAGGGLGGGFGAGKGVGFGGGAGGGGGAGGGGGFGGGAGGGFGGGAGGGFGGGAGGGFGGGAGGGGGFGGGAGGGF encoded by the exons ATGGGGAGAGTTTCCAAGGGTTTTGGGCTTCTGGGTCTTGTGTTTTTGGCAGTCATTGCCGAGGGGAGGTTCCTTGAGAAGGATAACTTCCTCGGAGGTGGCGgtcttggtggtggtggtgggttTGGCGGAGGAGCTGGTGGCGGCTTGGGAGGTGGTTTAGGTGGTGGAGCTGGTGGTGGTTTAGGTGGTGGTGCAGGTGGTGGTCTAGGAGGTGGAGCTGGTGGTGGTTTAGGTGGCGGTGCCGGTGGTGGTTTAGGTGGCGGTGCTGGTGGTGGTCTAGGAGGTGGCGCTGGTGGCGGTCTTGGAGGTGGCGCTGGTGGTGGTTTAG GTGGGGGTGCAGGTGGCGGTCTaggtggtggtgctggtggtggtCTTGGAGGAGGAGCTGGTGGTGGGCTTGGAGGAGGAGCTGGTGGTGGTCTTGGCGGTGGTGCCGGTGGTGGCCTTGGTGGCGGTGCTGGTGGCGGTCTAGGAGGAGGCGCTGGTGGTGGCCTTGGAGGAGGAGCTGGTGGTGGTCTTGGCGGTGGTGCTGGAGGTGGCCTTGGTGGCGGTCTAGGAGGAGGCGCTGGTGGTGGTTTAGGTGGCGGTGCTGGTGGTGGGCTCGGTGGAGGAGCTGGTGGTGGAGCCGGTGGTGGATTCGGAGGTGGTGCAGGTGGAGGTTTAGGAGGAGGGTTTGGAGCTGGAAAAGGAGTTGGATTTGGTGGAGGAGCTGGAGGTGGaggtggtgctggtggtggtggaggattTGGAGGAGGAGCTGGTGGAGGTTTTGGAGGTGGTGCCGGTGGTGGATTCGGTGGTGGCGCCGGTGGTGGCTTTGGAGGTGGAGCTGGCGGTGGTGGAGGCTTTGGAGGAGGAGCTGGAGGTGGCTTTTGA
- the LOC116255265 gene encoding glycine-rich cell wall structural protein-like isoform X4: MGRVSKGFGLLGLVFLAVIAEGRFLEKDNFLGGGGLGGGGGFGGGAGGGLGGGLGGGAGGGLGGGAGGGLGGGAGGGLGGGAGGGLGGGAGGGLGGGAGGGLGGGAGGGLGGGAGGGLGGGAGGGLGGGAGGGLGGGAGGGLGGGAGGGLGGGAGGGLGGGAGGGLGGGAGGGLGGGLGGGAGGGLGGGAGGGLGGGAGGGAGGGFGGGAGGGLGGGFGAGKGVGFGGGAGGGGGAGGGGGFGGGAGGGFGGGAGGGFGGGAGGGFGGGAGGGGGFGGGAGGGF; the protein is encoded by the exons ATGGGGAGAGTTTCCAAGGGTTTTGGGCTTCTGGGTCTTGTGTTTTTGGCAGTCATTGCCGAGGGGAGGTTCCTTGAGAAGGATAACTTCCTCGGAGGTGGCGgtcttggtggtggtggtgggttTGGCGGAGGAGCTGGTGGCGGCTTGGGAGGTGGTTTAGGTGGTGGAGCTGGTGGTGGTTTAGGTGGTGGTGCAGGTGGTGGTCTAGGAGGTGGAGCTGGTGGTGGTTTAGGTGGCGGTGCCGGTGGTGGTTTAGGTGGCGGTGCTGGTGGTGGTCTAGGAG GTGGCGCTGGTGGTGGTTTAGGTGGGGGTGCAGGTGGCGGTCTaggtggtggtgctggtggtggtCTTGGAGGAGGAGCTGGTGGTGGGCTTGGAGGAGGAGCTGGTGGTGGTCTTGGCGGTGGTGCCGGTGGTGGCCTTGGTGGCGGTGCTGGTGGCGGTCTAGGAGGAGGCGCTGGTGGTGGCCTTGGAGGAGGAGCTGGTGGTGGTCTTGGCGGTGGTGCTGGAGGTGGCCTTGGTGGCGGTCTAGGAGGAGGCGCTGGTGGTGGTTTAGGTGGCGGTGCTGGTGGTGGGCTCGGTGGAGGAGCTGGTGGTGGAGCCGGTGGTGGATTCGGAGGTGGTGCAGGTGGAGGTTTAGGAGGAGGGTTTGGAGCTGGAAAAGGAGTTGGATTTGGTGGAGGAGCTGGAGGTGGaggtggtgctggtggtggtggaggattTGGAGGAGGAGCTGGTGGAGGTTTTGGAGGTGGTGCCGGTGGTGGATTCGGTGGTGGCGCCGGTGGTGGCTTTGGAGGTGGAGCTGGCGGTGGTGGAGGCTTTGGAGGAGGAGCTGGAGGTGGCTTTTGA
- the LOC116255265 gene encoding glycine-rich cell wall structural protein-like isoform X5, which produces MGRVSKGFGLLGLVFLAVIAEGRFLEKDNFLGGGGLGGGGGFGGGAGGGLGGGLGGGAGGGLGGGAGGGLGGGAGGGLGGGLGGGAGGGLGGGAGGGLGGGAGGGLGGGAGGGLGGGAGGGLGGGAGGGLGGGAGGGLGGGAGGGLGGGAGGGLGGGAGGGLGGGAGGGLGGGLGGGAGGGLGGGAGGGLGGGAGGGAGGGFGGGAGGGLGGGFGAGKGVGFGGGAGGGGGAGGGGGFGGGAGGGFGGGAGGGFGGGAGGGFGGGAGGGGGFGGGAGGGF; this is translated from the exons ATGGGGAGAGTTTCCAAGGGTTTTGGGCTTCTGGGTCTTGTGTTTTTGGCAGTCATTGCCGAGGGGAGGTTCCTTGAGAAGGATAACTTCCTCGGAGGTGGCGgtcttggtggtggtggtgggttTGGCGGAGGAGCTGGTGGCGGCTTGGGAGGTGGTTTAG GTGGCGGTGCTGGTGGTGGTCTAGGAGGTGGCGCTGGTGGCGGTCTTGGAGGTGGCGCTGGTGGTGGTTTAGGTGGCGGTTTAGGAGGTGGCGCTGGTGGCGGTCTTGGAGGTGGCGCTGGTGGTGGTTTAGGTGGGGGTGCAGGTGGCGGTCTaggtggtggtgctggtggtggtCTTGGAGGAGGAGCTGGTGGTGGGCTTGGAGGAGGAGCTGGTGGTGGTCTTGGCGGTGGTGCCGGTGGTGGCCTTGGTGGCGGTGCTGGTGGCGGTCTAGGAGGAGGCGCTGGTGGTGGCCTTGGAGGAGGAGCTGGTGGTGGTCTTGGCGGTGGTGCTGGAGGTGGCCTTGGTGGCGGTCTAGGAGGAGGCGCTGGTGGTGGTTTAGGTGGCGGTGCTGGTGGTGGGCTCGGTGGAGGAGCTGGTGGTGGAGCCGGTGGTGGATTCGGAGGTGGTGCAGGTGGAGGTTTAGGAGGAGGGTTTGGAGCTGGAAAAGGAGTTGGATTTGGTGGAGGAGCTGGAGGTGGaggtggtgctggtggtggtggaggattTGGAGGAGGAGCTGGTGGAGGTTTTGGAGGTGGTGCCGGTGGTGGATTCGGTGGTGGCGCCGGTGGTGGCTTTGGAGGTGGAGCTGGCGGTGGTGGAGGCTTTGGAGGAGGAGCTGGAGGTGGCTTTTGA
- the LOC116255265 gene encoding glycine-rich cell wall structural protein-like isoform X3: MGRVSKGFGLLGLVFLAVIAEGRFLEKDNFLGGGGLGGGGGFGGGAGGGLGGGLGGGAGGGLGGGAGGGLGGGAGGGLGGGAGGGLGGGAGGGLGGGAGGGLGGGAGGGLGGGAGGGLGGGAGGGLGGGAGGGLGGGAGGGLGGGAGGGLGGGAGGGLGGGAGGGLGGGAGGGLGGGLGGGAGGGLGGGAGGGLGGGAGGGAGGGFGGGAGGGLGGGFGAGKGVGFGGGAGGGGGAGGGGGFGGGAGGGFGGGAGGGFGGGAGGGFGGGAGGGGGFGGGAGGGF, translated from the exons ATGGGGAGAGTTTCCAAGGGTTTTGGGCTTCTGGGTCTTGTGTTTTTGGCAGTCATTGCCGAGGGGAGGTTCCTTGAGAAGGATAACTTCCTCGGAGGTGGCGgtcttggtggtggtggtgggttTGGCGGAGGAGCTGGTGGCGGCTTGGGAGGTGGTTTAGGTGGTGGAGCTGGTGGTGGTTTAGGTGGTGGTGCAGGTGGTGGTCTAGGAGGTGGAGCTGGTGGTGGTTTAGGTGGCGGTGCCGGTGGTGGTTTAG GAGGTGGCGCTGGTGGCGGTCTTGGAGGTGGCGCTGGTGGTGGTTTAGGTGGGGGTGCAGGTGGCGGTCTaggtggtggtgctggtggtggtCTTGGAGGAGGAGCTGGTGGTGGGCTTGGAGGAGGAGCTGGTGGTGGTCTTGGCGGTGGTGCCGGTGGTGGCCTTGGTGGCGGTGCTGGTGGCGGTCTAGGAGGAGGCGCTGGTGGTGGCCTTGGAGGAGGAGCTGGTGGTGGTCTTGGCGGTGGTGCTGGAGGTGGCCTTGGTGGCGGTCTAGGAGGAGGCGCTGGTGGTGGTTTAGGTGGCGGTGCTGGTGGTGGGCTCGGTGGAGGAGCTGGTGGTGGAGCCGGTGGTGGATTCGGAGGTGGTGCAGGTGGAGGTTTAGGAGGAGGGTTTGGAGCTGGAAAAGGAGTTGGATTTGGTGGAGGAGCTGGAGGTGGaggtggtgctggtggtggtggaggattTGGAGGAGGAGCTGGTGGAGGTTTTGGAGGTGGTGCCGGTGGTGGATTCGGTGGTGGCGCCGGTGGTGGCTTTGGAGGTGGAGCTGGCGGTGGTGGAGGCTTTGGAGGAGGAGCTGGAGGTGGCTTTTGA
- the LOC116255265 gene encoding glycine-rich cell wall structural protein-like isoform X11, whose product MGRVSKGFGLLGLVFLAVIAEGRFLEKDNFLGGGGLGGGGGFGGGAGGGLGGGLGGGAGGGLGGGAGGGLGGGAGGGLGGGAGGGLGGGAGGGLGGGAGGGLGGGAGGGLGGGAGGGLGGGAGGGLGGGAGGGLGGGLGGGAGGGLGGGAGGGLGGGAGGGAGGGFGGGAGGGLGGGFGAGKGVGFGGGAGGGGGAGGGGGFGGGAGGGFGGGAGGGFGGGAGGGFGGGAGGGGGFGGGAGGGF is encoded by the exons ATGGGGAGAGTTTCCAAGGGTTTTGGGCTTCTGGGTCTTGTGTTTTTGGCAGTCATTGCCGAGGGGAGGTTCCTTGAGAAGGATAACTTCCTCGGAGGTGGCGgtcttggtggtggtggtgggttTGGCGGAGGAGCTGGTGGCGGCTTGGGAGGTGGTTTAG GAGGTGGCGCTGGTGGCGGTCTTGGAGGTGGCGCTGGTGGTGGTTTAG gtggtggtgctggtggtggtCTTGGAGGAGGAGCTGGTGGTGGGCTTGGAGGAGGAGCTGGTGGTGGTCTTGGCGGTGGTGCCGGTGGTGGCCTTGGTGGCGGTGCTGGTGGCGGTCTAGGAGGAGGCGCTGGTGGTGGCCTTGGAGGAGGAGCTGGTGGTGGTCTTGGCGGTGGTGCTGGAGGTGGCCTTGGTGGCGGTCTAGGAGGAGGCGCTGGTGGTGGTTTAGGTGGCGGTGCTGGTGGTGGGCTCGGTGGAGGAGCTGGTGGTGGAGCCGGTGGTGGATTCGGAGGTGGTGCAGGTGGAGGTTTAGGAGGAGGGTTTGGAGCTGGAAAAGGAGTTGGATTTGGTGGAGGAGCTGGAGGTGGaggtggtgctggtggtggtggaggattTGGAGGAGGAGCTGGTGGAGGTTTTGGAGGTGGTGCCGGTGGTGGATTCGGTGGTGGCGCCGGTGGTGGCTTTGGAGGTGGAGCTGGCGGTGGTGGAGGCTTTGGAGGAGGAGCTGGAGGTGGCTTTTGA